The following are encoded in a window of Mycobacterium sp. ELW1 genomic DNA:
- a CDS encoding GAF domain-containing SpoIIE family protein phosphatase → MDNTTPPSAGTSIAGPWDAVPHPVLVIDHSGTVSAMSPTAGALFPALAPGTPVDGNAPTWLAAACREQSPLASAQEPVTGPAPGASDGRDLSAHPTLLPGGDVAWWFLTDTHRSLQLAEDALQRERKHAAFLDEASAVLTVSLNVDRCMEATARMAARHLADAAVVVGPHTGRVLPVFCAGADGAVQRRDIAADPADVAGLSEALRGFPPVPSRWIDPATVPQWMIPDDFVGHVGSVVITPLPGHGIPAGALVLLRRTTHCAFSDGEEVLARLFAARAGTALSSARLYAEQSAITTTLLRELLPPQLHRMHGFELAGRYRASEDHQLVGGDFYDVHPAATADEETLVVLGDVCGKGLEAAVLTGKIRNTLQALAPLAEHHEDVLKLLNNALLSPDNSRFATVVLASITHRDGQLRLRLTCAGHPPPLIARADGTIETADTRGMLIGALPTFRARTFDTWLAPGETCLLYTDGITEARGGPLGTDLFGEERLASAFKQCAGLPAEAVVERIMMLTSQWVDRRPHDDIAAVAITAPRRNHLSAVDGHTAGRYTA, encoded by the coding sequence ATGGACAACACCACACCGCCCAGCGCCGGCACGTCCATCGCCGGTCCATGGGATGCCGTGCCGCATCCCGTACTGGTGATCGACCACTCGGGGACCGTCAGTGCGATGAGTCCCACGGCCGGCGCCCTGTTCCCGGCTCTCGCACCGGGCACTCCGGTGGACGGCAACGCCCCGACCTGGCTCGCGGCCGCATGCCGTGAACAGAGCCCGTTGGCATCGGCGCAGGAACCGGTCACGGGACCCGCCCCGGGCGCATCAGACGGCCGGGACCTCTCAGCGCACCCGACTCTGCTTCCCGGCGGCGACGTCGCCTGGTGGTTCTTGACCGATACGCACCGTTCGCTGCAGTTGGCCGAGGACGCGTTGCAACGCGAACGCAAGCACGCGGCGTTCCTCGATGAGGCGTCGGCAGTGCTGACGGTGTCCTTGAACGTCGACCGCTGCATGGAAGCCACGGCGCGGATGGCAGCCCGCCACCTCGCCGATGCCGCTGTCGTGGTCGGGCCGCACACCGGCCGGGTCCTACCGGTGTTCTGCGCTGGAGCGGACGGAGCGGTCCAGCGACGTGACATCGCGGCGGACCCCGCCGACGTGGCCGGGCTCAGCGAGGCGCTGCGCGGATTCCCGCCCGTTCCCTCCCGCTGGATCGACCCGGCGACGGTGCCGCAGTGGATGATTCCCGACGATTTCGTCGGTCACGTCGGTTCGGTGGTGATCACGCCGCTGCCCGGACACGGCATCCCGGCGGGGGCGCTGGTTCTGCTGAGGCGAACCACGCATTGCGCGTTCAGTGACGGCGAAGAGGTGCTGGCCCGGCTTTTCGCGGCCCGCGCCGGCACCGCGCTGTCGTCGGCGCGGCTGTATGCCGAACAGTCGGCGATCACCACCACCTTGCTGCGCGAGCTGCTACCGCCGCAGTTGCACCGTATGCACGGCTTCGAACTGGCCGGGCGGTACCGGGCCTCCGAGGATCACCAGCTCGTCGGCGGCGATTTCTATGACGTCCACCCCGCGGCGACAGCGGATGAAGAAACACTGGTGGTACTCGGCGACGTCTGCGGGAAAGGGCTGGAGGCCGCGGTGTTGACCGGCAAGATCCGGAACACACTGCAGGCGCTGGCCCCGCTGGCGGAGCACCACGAGGACGTGCTCAAGCTCCTCAACAACGCTCTGCTCTCACCGGACAACAGCCGGTTCGCCACAGTCGTGCTGGCCTCGATCACTCACCGCGATGGCCAGCTGCGGCTCCGGCTGACGTGCGCGGGGCATCCCCCGCCGCTCATCGCACGCGCCGACGGGACGATCGAAACGGCCGACACCCGCGGCATGCTGATCGGCGCATTGCCGACCTTCCGGGCTCGGACCTTCGACACCTGGCTGGCGCCGGGCGAAACGTGCCTGCTGTACACCGACGGGATCACCGAAGCACGTGGCGGTCCACTGGGCACCGACCTGTTCGGGGAAGAACGGTTGGCGTCGGCGTTCAAGCAGTGCGCCGGCCTGCCCGCCGAAGCCGTCGTCGAGCGGATCATGATGCTCACCTCGCAGTGGGTGGACCGTCGCCCTCATGACGACATCGCGGCCGTCGCCATCACCGCCCCGCGGCGCAACCACCTGTCCGCAGTCGACGGCCACACCGCAGGCAGGTACACCGCATGA
- a CDS encoding STAS domain-containing protein, translated as MKLTLTFDTPTAARLHISGTLDFVFASELLDNASEVLAGHDRLRQLHLDLSDLDFCDSAGLSVLILVDRLTTERGVRLHLDNRPEQLNRILQVTGLFDHFTSVATADSPAASAEGTQDETVG; from the coding sequence ATGAAATTGACATTGACCTTTGACACCCCCACGGCGGCAAGGCTTCACATCAGCGGCACCCTGGACTTCGTCTTCGCGTCGGAGTTGCTGGACAACGCCTCTGAGGTGCTCGCCGGCCACGACCGGCTGCGGCAGCTGCACCTGGACCTGAGCGACCTCGACTTCTGCGACTCCGCGGGTCTGTCCGTGTTGATCCTCGTCGACCGTCTGACCACCGAGCGTGGAGTGCGTCTGCATCTCGACAATCGGCCCGAGCAACTCAACCGCATCCTGCAGGTGACCGGGTTGTTCGACCATTTCACCTCGGTTGCCACCGCCGACTCGCCGGCGGCATCCGCGGAGGGCACTCAGGACGAGACGGTGGGCTGA
- a CDS encoding nucleotide disphospho-sugar-binding domain-containing protein, which yields MTEPLTIMFWPESAYGPTNQCIGLAAILQARGHRIVFAAESSWAGKLAALGFTEELVDLAEPAEGAADEDPGKFWTDFIAETAPEFRKPTHLQLETFIQPTYQALIDGAKYCEPRLREIVTQHQPDVIVEDNVVLFPALVSAGAPFVRIVSCSPLEVPGPNVPPPFSGLPSADPAQWDAYRAEFDRTHRAMWSDFNAWVQRHGADPLPDLEFMPRDNAANLYVYPAEADYVDARPLDDSWTRMDSSVRETDAEYELPASLADRPASSALIYLSLGSLGGADVELMQRLVDVLAKTEHRYIVSKGPQADRITLADNMVGEQMLPQTKVIPQVDLVISHGGNNTVTETLHFGKPLIVLPLFWDQYENAQRIDELGFGARLDTYAFRDEELIAAVDTILADTELRDRLAGIGESIRARDGLRVGADVIEQVGLQNRNRDSTSG from the coding sequence GTGACCGAGCCGTTGACCATCATGTTCTGGCCCGAATCGGCCTACGGCCCGACGAATCAGTGCATCGGCCTTGCCGCGATTCTGCAGGCCCGCGGCCACCGGATCGTGTTTGCCGCCGAGAGTTCCTGGGCGGGCAAACTCGCGGCACTGGGCTTCACCGAAGAGCTCGTCGATCTGGCCGAACCTGCTGAGGGAGCCGCCGACGAGGATCCCGGCAAATTCTGGACGGACTTCATCGCCGAGACCGCCCCGGAGTTTCGCAAGCCGACTCATCTGCAGCTCGAAACCTTCATCCAGCCGACCTATCAGGCGTTGATCGACGGCGCCAAGTATTGCGAGCCGCGGCTGCGGGAGATCGTGACCCAGCATCAGCCCGACGTGATCGTCGAAGACAACGTGGTGCTGTTCCCGGCGTTGGTGAGCGCAGGCGCACCGTTCGTGCGGATCGTGTCGTGCAGCCCGCTCGAAGTGCCCGGACCGAATGTGCCGCCGCCGTTCTCCGGGCTGCCCAGTGCCGACCCCGCGCAGTGGGACGCCTACCGGGCCGAGTTCGACCGCACCCATCGTGCGATGTGGTCCGACTTCAACGCGTGGGTTCAGCGCCACGGCGCCGACCCGCTACCGGATCTGGAGTTCATGCCGCGCGACAACGCCGCCAATCTCTACGTCTATCCGGCTGAGGCCGACTACGTCGACGCGCGTCCGCTCGACGACAGCTGGACGCGGATGGACTCCAGCGTCCGGGAGACCGACGCGGAGTACGAGCTGCCCGCGTCGCTCGCCGACCGTCCGGCCTCCAGCGCGCTGATCTACCTGTCGCTGGGATCGCTTGGCGGCGCCGACGTGGAACTCATGCAGCGCCTGGTCGATGTGCTGGCCAAGACCGAGCACCGGTACATCGTGAGCAAGGGTCCGCAGGCCGATCGGATCACGTTGGCCGACAACATGGTCGGTGAGCAGATGCTGCCGCAGACCAAGGTCATCCCGCAGGTCGATCTGGTCATCTCGCACGGCGGTAACAACACGGTGACCGAGACCCTGCACTTCGGCAAGCCGCTGATCGTGCTGCCGCTGTTCTGGGACCAGTACGAAAATGCCCAGCGCATCGATGAACTCGGCTTCGGTGCCCGACTCGACACGTATGCCTTCCGCGACGAGGAGCTCATCGCGGCCGTGGACACGATCCTCGCCGATACCGAGCTCCGCGACCGGCTGGCCGGCATCGGCGAGTCGATCCGGGCCCGAGACGGTCTGCGAGTCGGCGCCGACGTGATCGAGCAGGTGGGTCTGCAGAATCGGAACCGCGACAGCACGTCAGGCTGA
- a CDS encoding acyltransferase, translated as MTSDAEGVGGTRGFLPAVEGMRACAAMGVVLTHVAFQTGTTGAVVGRLLHRFDLAVAVFFALSGFLLWRGHAAAARGLRRRPPTGHYLRSRLVRIMPGYVVAVVVILTLLPEANHASWTVWWANLTLTQVYVPLTLTAGLTQMWSLSVEVSFYLALPILAFAARRLPVRARVPVIAAVALASLGWGLLPIHTVQGVNFLNWPPAYASWFAAGMLLAEWTVSPLGWAHKLARNRWAITGIALAAYLISASPLAGPKDLVPATLGQFVIRTSMGAIVAGALLAPLVLDRPDTPHPILGSRFMVTLGRWSYGLFVWHLAALVMVFPMVGRFMFNGNLIVTLVLTLVLGFAMAAVSYALIESPCRNALRRWEYRSKKAPVPPLDSSVSDAPEPVIAH; from the coding sequence ATGACTTCGGACGCGGAGGGGGTCGGGGGCACCCGCGGCTTCCTGCCCGCCGTGGAGGGCATGCGCGCGTGCGCCGCCATGGGGGTGGTGCTCACCCACGTCGCGTTTCAGACCGGCACCACCGGCGCCGTGGTCGGACGGCTGCTGCACCGCTTCGACCTGGCCGTCGCGGTGTTCTTCGCGCTCTCCGGCTTCCTGCTGTGGCGTGGGCACGCCGCCGCGGCCCGCGGACTGCGCCGGCGCCCGCCGACCGGGCATTACCTGCGTTCGCGGCTGGTGCGCATCATGCCCGGATATGTGGTGGCGGTCGTCGTCATCCTGACGCTGCTTCCGGAGGCCAACCACGCCAGTTGGACGGTGTGGTGGGCCAACCTGACGCTGACCCAGGTCTACGTCCCGCTCACGCTGACCGCGGGGCTGACGCAGATGTGGAGCCTGTCGGTCGAGGTGAGCTTCTATCTGGCCTTGCCGATCCTGGCGTTTGCGGCCCGCCGGCTGCCGGTGCGGGCGCGGGTCCCGGTGATCGCGGCGGTCGCACTGGCCAGCCTCGGCTGGGGTCTGCTGCCGATCCACACCGTGCAGGGGGTCAACTTCCTGAACTGGCCGCCGGCCTACGCCTCCTGGTTCGCGGCGGGCATGCTGCTGGCGGAGTGGACGGTCAGCCCGCTGGGCTGGGCGCACAAACTGGCCCGCAACCGCTGGGCCATCACCGGTATCGCCCTGGCGGCGTATCTGATCTCGGCCTCGCCACTGGCAGGCCCGAAGGACCTGGTTCCCGCCACGCTGGGGCAGTTCGTGATCCGCACCTCGATGGGGGCCATCGTCGCCGGCGCGCTGCTGGCGCCGCTGGTGCTCGACCGGCCCGACACCCCGCACCCGATTCTGGGCAGCCGGTTCATGGTCACCCTGGGCCGGTGGTCCTACGGGCTGTTCGTGTGGCATCTGGCAGCCCTGGTGATGGTGTTCCCGATGGTCGGCCGGTTCATGTTCAACGGCAACCTGATCGTGACGCTGGTGTTGACTCTGGTGCTGGGCTTCGCGATGGCGGCGGTCAGCTACGCCCTGATCGAATCTCCGTGCCGGAATGCGTTGCGGCGCTGGGAATATCGGAGCAAGAAGGCTCCGGTTCCACCACTGGACAGTTCGGTCAGCGATGCACCCGAGCCGGTGATCGCGCACTGA
- a CDS encoding propanediol/glycerol family dehydratase large subunit codes for MRILDAKAVNLDGFSVADPTLGLAAMHSPYDPAPSLVVRDGVVVELDGKSASDFDVIDEFIARHGIDLDTAGEAMALDDVALARMAVDVNVPRSEVVRLIGGTTPAKLARVVALMTPVEMQMAMAKMRARRTPSNQAHVTNQLDDPLLIAADAASAVAYGFREVETTVPVLGDAPSNAVALLIGSQVGVPGALAQCSIEEALELRLGLRGLTSYAETISIYGTEQVFVDGDDTPFSKAILTSAYASRGLKMRVTSGGGAEVLMGAAEKCSILYLESRCVSLARALGSQGVQNGGIDGVGVVASVPEGMKELLAENLMVMLRDLESCAGNDNLISESDIRRSAHTLPVLLAGADFIFSGFGSIPRYDNAFALSNFNSDDMDDFLVLQRDWGADGGLRTVSAEHLARVRRRAATAVQAVYRDLGLADYDDARVDDVVVANGSRDLPAGHPKMVAEAAAAIEARQLTVFDVVAALHRTGFEPEAESIMRLTAERLRGDQLQTSAIFDQDFNVLSKLTDPNDYAGPGTGYTLSEQRRAEIDDIRQARTTAELTADQADHHGHITFTPVETARQGSDPREVCIGLSPALGRSVWLTLCGLTVGEVLRQIEAGLEEEGCVARLVRVRSTIDVGLIGLTAAKLSGSGIGIGLQGKGTALIHRRDLAPLANLELFSVAPLLNADMYRQLGKNAARHAKGMAPVPIFTGGTDESISARYHARAVALVALERDACEPGESPVTVEARRG; via the coding sequence ATGCGGATCCTCGATGCGAAAGCGGTCAACCTGGACGGGTTCAGCGTGGCCGACCCGACTCTTGGCCTGGCCGCGATGCACAGCCCGTACGACCCGGCACCGTCTCTGGTGGTGCGCGACGGTGTCGTGGTCGAGCTGGACGGAAAATCCGCGAGCGACTTCGACGTCATCGACGAGTTCATCGCCCGGCACGGTATCGACCTCGACACGGCCGGCGAGGCGATGGCACTCGACGACGTCGCACTGGCCAGGATGGCCGTCGACGTCAATGTGCCCCGCTCCGAGGTGGTGCGCCTCATCGGCGGGACCACTCCGGCGAAGCTGGCCCGAGTGGTCGCGTTGATGACGCCCGTCGAGATGCAGATGGCGATGGCCAAGATGCGCGCCAGGCGTACCCCGAGTAATCAGGCACACGTCACCAACCAGCTCGACGATCCGCTGCTGATCGCCGCCGATGCGGCCAGCGCGGTGGCCTACGGCTTCCGGGAAGTCGAGACGACGGTGCCGGTGCTCGGTGATGCCCCGTCGAATGCCGTCGCGTTGCTGATCGGCAGCCAGGTGGGCGTTCCCGGGGCGCTGGCCCAGTGTTCGATCGAAGAAGCCTTGGAGCTGCGGCTGGGTCTGCGCGGGCTGACCAGTTACGCCGAGACCATCTCGATCTACGGGACGGAGCAGGTGTTCGTCGACGGTGACGACACCCCGTTCTCGAAGGCCATTCTCACCTCGGCCTACGCCTCCCGCGGGCTGAAGATGCGGGTCACCAGCGGCGGCGGTGCCGAAGTTCTGATGGGTGCAGCCGAGAAGTGTTCGATCCTCTACCTGGAGTCGCGGTGTGTGTCGCTGGCCCGCGCGCTCGGGTCGCAGGGCGTGCAGAACGGCGGGATCGACGGTGTCGGTGTGGTGGCGTCGGTCCCCGAGGGCATGAAAGAGCTGCTGGCCGAGAACCTGATGGTGATGCTGCGTGACCTCGAGTCCTGCGCAGGCAACGACAATCTGATCTCCGAGTCGGACATCCGTCGTAGCGCCCACACCCTGCCCGTCCTCCTCGCCGGGGCGGACTTCATCTTCTCCGGATTCGGCTCGATTCCCCGCTACGACAATGCCTTTGCGCTGTCGAACTTCAACTCCGACGACATGGACGATTTCCTGGTGTTGCAGCGAGACTGGGGTGCCGACGGCGGGCTGCGGACGGTATCGGCCGAGCATCTGGCGCGAGTGCGCCGGCGCGCGGCCACGGCGGTGCAAGCGGTGTACCGGGATCTCGGTCTTGCCGACTACGACGACGCCCGCGTCGACGACGTGGTGGTGGCCAACGGATCTCGCGACCTACCCGCCGGGCATCCCAAGATGGTCGCCGAGGCGGCCGCCGCGATCGAGGCTCGCCAGCTGACTGTCTTCGACGTCGTGGCCGCGTTGCACCGCACGGGCTTCGAGCCGGAGGCCGAGTCGATCATGCGGCTGACCGCCGAACGATTGCGCGGCGACCAGCTCCAGACATCGGCCATCTTCGACCAGGACTTCAACGTGCTGTCCAAACTCACCGATCCCAACGACTATGCCGGCCCGGGAACGGGTTACACGTTGTCCGAGCAGCGGCGAGCGGAGATCGACGACATCCGGCAAGCCCGGACGACGGCAGAGCTGACCGCCGATCAAGCCGACCACCACGGCCACATCACGTTCACCCCGGTCGAGACCGCCAGGCAGGGCAGCGATCCGCGCGAGGTGTGCATCGGATTGTCGCCGGCATTGGGGCGCAGCGTGTGGCTGACGCTGTGCGGGCTGACCGTCGGCGAGGTCCTGCGGCAGATCGAAGCCGGGCTGGAAGAGGAAGGCTGCGTGGCCCGGCTGGTCCGGGTGCGATCGACCATCGACGTCGGGCTGATCGGATTGACCGCCGCCAAGCTGTCCGGATCCGGGATCGGAATTGGCTTGCAGGGCAAGGGTACTGCTCTGATCCATCGACGAGACCTGGCACCGCTGGCGAATCTCGAGCTGTTCAGCGTGGCCCCGCTGTTGAACGCAGACATGTACCGTCAGCTGGGCAAGAACGCCGCCCGCCACGCCAAGGGCATGGCGCCGGTACCGATCTTCACCGGTGGCACCGACGAATCGATATCGGCCCGCTATCACGCCAGGGCGGTGGCGCTCGTCGCCCTGGAGCGCGACGCGTGTGAACCGGGCGAATCACCCGTGACGGTCGAAGCGAGGCGAGGATGA
- a CDS encoding cobalamin-dependent protein (Presence of a B(12) (cobalamin)-binding domain implies dependence on cobalamin itself, in one of its several forms, or in some unusual lineages, dependence on a cobalamin-like analog.) → MTEADTDVKPAPAPAVADRAETQERLWGAALAGDEYAAVAVVFAALDAGMAPEEVLLDVIAPVQYRVGTEWAANRISVTEEHCATAINDRVIGALAHHPSSRSPATTGRVTVACVDGEWHALPARLLAEVLRIRGWQVDFLGAQVPTPHLVAHLHRTGPDAVALSCSIPSRLPVAHAAITACQAAGVPVLVGGAAFGPDGRYGRQLGADAWAADARAAAETLVRGLTRVPVAGGTHLLTDLPHLVDQEYTMITDMAPQLVHACVGELERRLPDMRSYSDAQRQHTTEDIGYIIDFLAAALYTDDDDLFGRFISWTSDILCARGVPAAALPPALDILIAQLPDFPRAQRILRTARITLADKATDPTQMP, encoded by the coding sequence ATGACCGAGGCCGATACCGACGTCAAGCCGGCACCCGCCCCCGCCGTCGCCGACCGGGCAGAGACGCAGGAGCGGCTCTGGGGGGCAGCGCTCGCCGGCGACGAATACGCCGCGGTGGCCGTGGTATTCGCCGCACTGGATGCGGGAATGGCGCCCGAAGAAGTCCTGCTCGACGTGATCGCGCCGGTCCAGTACCGCGTCGGCACCGAGTGGGCGGCCAACCGGATTTCGGTCACCGAGGAACATTGCGCGACGGCGATCAACGATCGCGTCATCGGGGCGCTGGCCCATCACCCGTCGTCGCGAAGCCCGGCGACAACCGGTCGGGTCACTGTCGCCTGCGTCGACGGTGAGTGGCACGCCCTGCCTGCCCGGCTCCTCGCCGAGGTGCTCCGAATCCGGGGCTGGCAGGTCGACTTCCTCGGCGCGCAGGTCCCGACACCGCATCTGGTTGCTCACCTTCACCGCACCGGCCCCGACGCGGTCGCGCTGTCCTGCTCGATCCCCAGCCGGTTGCCGGTGGCCCACGCGGCGATAACGGCCTGCCAGGCCGCGGGTGTCCCGGTCCTCGTCGGCGGTGCCGCATTCGGACCCGACGGGCGTTACGGCCGTCAGTTGGGTGCCGACGCGTGGGCGGCCGACGCCCGTGCCGCGGCAGAAACGTTGGTGCGCGGGCTAACCCGCGTGCCCGTTGCGGGTGGTACGCACCTGCTGACCGATCTCCCGCATCTGGTGGATCAGGAATACACCATGATCACCGACATGGCTCCGCAACTGGTGCACGCATGCGTCGGTGAGCTGGAGCGGCGACTGCCGGATATGCGCTCCTACAGCGATGCTCAGCGTCAGCACACCACCGAGGACATCGGATACATCATCGACTTCCTCGCCGCGGCGCTCTACACCGATGACGACGACCTGTTCGGACGGTTCATCAGCTGGACCTCCGATATCCTCTGCGCACGCGGGGTGCCGGCCGCCGCGCTCCCGCCCGCGCTCGACATACTGATCGCTCAACTTCCGGATTTCCCCCGCGCGCAACGCATTCTGCGCACCGCCCGAATCACCTTGGCCGACAAGGCCACCGACCCCACTCAGATGCCATGA
- a CDS encoding DUF3068 domain-containing protein, with protein sequence MNRAGMVRIAAFGIIGLGAALLIAALLLTTYTSSKIKKIPLNIDETLVSDGTGSALDPASLLGEKFVVDKNVPLVSQQQLTVESPANADVVTLQAGTSVRRSDKQQDNGLLLAMVDTVTVNRSTAMAVSDDTHPGGSVQKPRSIEDNKPPTNIALPHDGLAYRFPFDTEKKTYPYFDPIAQKAFDANYDGQEDVNGLTTYRFTQNVGYDADGKLVDPIKYASLYDKNEDGEVTARAELWGLPGPPEEPVTMTRYYAAQRTFWVDPVTGVIVKSTEHANHYYARDALRPEMELADYKVTSTEQTIESRVASARDERDRVGLWSRVLPISFTAAGLVALVGGALLGTFSLRAESALIDPGLDTADHGFFGKDETGPMPAAEAATEKLPAARPDLEPPPPQR encoded by the coding sequence GTGAATCGCGCAGGCATGGTGCGTATCGCGGCATTCGGCATCATCGGGCTCGGAGCCGCCCTCCTGATCGCCGCGTTGCTGTTGACGACCTACACCTCCAGCAAGATCAAGAAGATCCCGCTGAACATCGACGAGACTCTGGTCAGCGACGGCACGGGGAGTGCGCTGGATCCGGCGTCCCTGTTGGGTGAGAAGTTCGTCGTCGACAAGAACGTGCCGCTGGTCTCCCAGCAGCAGTTGACCGTCGAGTCGCCGGCCAACGCCGATGTGGTGACGCTGCAGGCCGGCACCAGTGTGCGGCGCAGCGACAAGCAACAGGACAACGGGCTGCTGCTGGCCATGGTCGACACCGTGACGGTCAACCGCAGCACCGCGATGGCGGTGTCCGACGACACCCATCCCGGCGGGTCGGTGCAGAAGCCGCGGAGCATCGAGGACAACAAGCCGCCGACGAACATCGCGCTGCCCCACGACGGCCTGGCCTACCGGTTCCCGTTCGACACCGAGAAGAAGACCTACCCGTACTTCGATCCGATCGCGCAGAAGGCGTTCGACGCCAACTACGACGGTCAGGAAGACGTCAACGGGCTGACCACCTACCGGTTCACCCAGAACGTCGGCTACGACGCCGACGGCAAGCTGGTCGACCCGATCAAGTACGCCTCGCTCTACGACAAGAACGAGGACGGTGAGGTGACCGCGCGGGCCGAGCTGTGGGGCCTGCCCGGGCCGCCGGAGGAGCCGGTCACCATGACCCGCTACTACGCCGCGCAGCGCACCTTCTGGGTCGACCCGGTGACCGGCGTCATCGTCAAGTCCACCGAGCACGCCAACCACTACTACGCCCGCGACGCGCTGCGCCCGGAGATGGAACTGGCCGACTACAAGGTCACCTCCACCGAGCAGACCATCGAGTCCCGGGTGGCCTCCGCCCGCGACGAGCGCGACCGGGTGGGGCTGTGGTCGCGGGTGCTGCCGATCAGTTTCACCGCCGCCGGCCTCGTGGCACTCGTCGGCGGGGCGCTGCTGGGCACGTTCAGCCTGCGCGCCGAGTCGGCGCTGATCGATCCCGGCCTGGACACCGCCGACCACGGCTTCTTCGGCAAGGACGAAACCGGACCGATGCCGGCCGCCGAGGCGGCCACCGAGAAGCTGCCCGCGGCCAGACCGGACCTGGAGCCTCCGCCACCGCAGCGGTGA